Proteins encoded together in one Scyliorhinus torazame isolate Kashiwa2021f chromosome 20, sScyTor2.1, whole genome shotgun sequence window:
- the tmem230b gene encoding transmembrane protein 230b, with the protein MMPSRNNAAAGGSSSKVKYSKLADSDEGYIDLQFKKLPTKIPYKAIALAVILFLIGSLLITIAALLLTGYISSSYSDTTWPVLIIGILVFLPGFYHLRIAYYASRGYRGYSYDDIPDFDD; encoded by the exons ATGATGCCGTCGCGTAACAACGCTGCTGCTGGGGGCTCCAGCAGCAAAGTGAAATACTCTAAACTTGCAGACAGTGACGAGGGTTACATCGATCTGCAG TTTAAGAAACTTCCCACAAAAATTCCATACAAGGCAATTGCACTTGCAGTCATCTTGTTTCTGATTGGCTCGTTGCTGATTACCATTGCTGCGCTACTGCTAACTGGGTACATTAGTAGTTCG tACAGTGACACAACCTGGCCGGTACTGATCATCGGGATCCTGGTTTTCCTTCCTGGCTTTTACCATCTACGGATTGCGTATTATGCCTCAAGAGGATACAGAGGCTACTCCTATGATGACATCCCAGACTTCGATGACTGA